The following proteins are encoded in a genomic region of Myxococcaceae bacterium JPH2:
- a CDS encoding MerR family DNA-binding protein → MVRLRCTGMSIKQMREYAALVIQGHATLRRRQELLDAHRERVRRTIAEWTESLELLDSKIDFDDQWQRTGKRPSRDFATTPAAKRRQS, encoded by the coding sequence ATGGTTCGACTGCGTTGCACCGGCATGTCGATCAAACAGATGCGCGAGTACGCCGCGCTCGTCATCCAGGGACACGCCACGCTGAGGCGCCGGCAAGAACTCCTGGATGCCCACCGAGAGCGCGTGCGCCGGACCATCGCCGAGTGGACCGAGTCGCTCGAACTCCTCGACAGCAAGATCGACTTCGATGACCAGTGGCAGCGAACGGGCAAACGACCGTCACGCGACTTCGCGACGACGCCTGCCGCCAAGAGGAGACAGTCCTGA
- a CDS encoding nuclear transport factor 2 family protein, producing the protein MNSTENKRMMQAAFVELAKGNGQPFVETLSDDIVWTIAGHSPWSRSWRGKHEVMNGLIRPLFARFAETYTNEALQFIAEDDRVVIECRGKVQTKSGHRYDNHYCYVCRFENGKLSELTEYMDTELAMQALGAP; encoded by the coding sequence ATGAACAGCACGGAAAACAAACGCATGATGCAGGCGGCCTTCGTTGAGCTAGCCAAGGGCAACGGCCAACCCTTCGTCGAGACCCTGTCCGACGACATCGTCTGGACCATTGCCGGCCACTCTCCGTGGTCGCGCAGTTGGCGCGGCAAGCACGAAGTGATGAATGGATTGATTCGGCCCCTGTTCGCTCGCTTCGCGGAGACCTACACCAACGAGGCACTGCAGTTCATCGCCGAAGACGACCGCGTCGTCATCGAATGCCGCGGGAAGGTGCAGACGAAGAGCGGCCACCGCTACGACAACCACTACTGCTACGTGTGCCGGTTCGAGAACGGCAAGCTCTCCGAACTCACCGAGTACATGGACACGGAACTGGCGATGCAAGCGCTTGGCGCGCCTTGA
- a CDS encoding DNA gyrase subunit B — MNLKPNLTFLESVRHRPGMYVGDVSEYGLHHLVYFLMNALFDEARGGAHRDVVLEVGEDGSSVSFFCTEAGVSPAGLSARIASGSHSPSSAAGFWNHALPIVCALSSRFLVDLWTEEAQWRLGSVNGEAPPPGVILEARTPAPVEHPRGLRVAFTPDASILVATVFDAERLFRRCHELAVLVPGTRVRFIHRPSGRDESLCYPGGLGQWASELSAGLHPVHPEPLVFDVTWDGLRVRCALQWGESGGRVESFANTVKTRRHGVHVDGVFRALRSALINLTGSTRGFTPPRLSRGLIAVISVEGDEQRMKFAGPTKELLAIKHLDKGVRNLLRPRLIETLHDHPVLSHLKRLATEGADSR, encoded by the coding sequence ATGAACCTGAAGCCGAATCTCACGTTCCTCGAATCCGTGCGCCATCGTCCCGGGATGTACGTGGGGGACGTCAGCGAATACGGGCTGCATCACCTCGTGTACTTCCTGATGAACGCGCTCTTCGACGAGGCGCGCGGAGGTGCGCATCGCGATGTCGTGTTGGAGGTGGGGGAGGATGGCTCGTCCGTCTCCTTCTTCTGTACCGAAGCAGGTGTGTCGCCGGCCGGGCTGTCCGCGCGCATCGCGTCCGGCAGCCACTCCCCATCGTCCGCCGCGGGCTTCTGGAATCATGCGTTGCCCATCGTCTGTGCGCTCTCTTCCAGGTTCCTGGTAGACCTGTGGACGGAGGAGGCGCAATGGCGGCTCGGGAGCGTGAACGGGGAAGCGCCGCCGCCGGGTGTCATCCTGGAGGCGCGGACTCCTGCGCCCGTGGAGCACCCGCGAGGCCTGCGCGTGGCGTTCACTCCGGATGCTTCCATTCTCGTGGCAACTGTCTTTGATGCGGAGCGATTGTTCCGGCGATGCCATGAGCTGGCGGTCCTCGTTCCTGGGACTCGCGTTCGGTTCATCCATCGTCCCTCGGGCCGGGATGAGTCGCTGTGTTATCCCGGTGGGCTCGGTCAATGGGCGAGCGAGCTGTCCGCGGGGCTCCATCCGGTGCACCCCGAGCCGCTTGTCTTCGATGTCACCTGGGATGGGTTGCGCGTGCGGTGTGCGCTCCAGTGGGGTGAATCCGGTGGACGTGTGGAGTCGTTCGCCAACACGGTGAAGACTCGGCGTCACGGCGTGCACGTGGACGGTGTGTTCCGGGCGCTCAGGTCCGCGCTGATCAACCTGACGGGCTCCACTCGGGGATTCACGCCCCCCCGACTGTCGAGAGGGCTGATCGCCGTCATCTCGGTCGAGGGCGATGAGCAGCGGATGAAGTTCGCGGGGCCGACGAAGGAACTCCTGGCCATCAAGCACCTGGACAAGGGCGTGAGGAATCTCCTGCGCCCACGGTTGATCGAGACCCTTCACGATCACCCAGTCCTGTCCCACCTCAAGAGGCTCGCAACCGAGGGAGCCGATTCGAGGTGA
- a CDS encoding MarR family transcriptional regulator — MKDTQGTEPGPSEGSKPHGPPLGEVLEFMRLLWAVDHGLQSTSKRMESKLGLTGPQRLVIRLVGRFPGITAGSLAHILHVHPSTLTGVLKRLERRGLLERKSDPLDGRKALFSLTEEGRQHDIPSEGTVEAAAQRVLARMPRSHIVFTQEVLTTLAQELGGVPPPEESTPPAGSPQLAEP, encoded by the coding sequence ATGAAGGACACACAGGGCACCGAGCCGGGCCCGTCGGAGGGCAGTAAGCCTCACGGACCGCCTCTGGGGGAAGTGCTCGAGTTCATGCGGTTGCTGTGGGCCGTCGATCACGGCCTCCAATCCACCTCCAAGCGAATGGAGTCCAAGCTGGGCCTCACCGGCCCGCAGCGACTCGTCATCCGCCTGGTCGGTCGGTTCCCGGGCATCACCGCGGGCTCGCTCGCACACATTCTTCACGTTCACCCGAGCACCCTCACCGGCGTCCTCAAGCGCCTGGAGCGCCGGGGACTGCTGGAGCGCAAGTCGGATCCGCTCGACGGCCGCAAGGCGCTCTTCTCCCTCACCGAAGAGGGTCGCCAGCACGACATCCCCTCCGAGGGCACCGTGGAGGCCGCCGCGCAGCGCGTGCTCGCTCGCATGCCGCGCAGCCACATCGTGTTCACCCAGGAGGTCCTCACCACGCTCGCGCAGGAGCTGGGCGGCGTTCCTCCTCCCGAGGAGAGCACCCCGCCCGCCGGCAGCCCCCAGCTCGCCGAGCCCTGA